Proteins from one Euwallacea similis isolate ESF13 chromosome 13, ESF131.1, whole genome shotgun sequence genomic window:
- the LOC136413082 gene encoding uncharacterized protein produces MDVEDKLDEDFLFFTNFTSTYLKRINDRDVFTKCMNWILKLCTEPCEGVDRKRCRNMYLSNLLMYMQNGKLEEPFLRPPFSVDISDAMEVFWSIPDSLEKPAWLDDTDLDLSSVAGHPDKSGRTYFATKTLPNEQGAFAYIGVSLTGNDWMSPSMAAGDAALHGPATMEHQLGQKHCERAPESEMKKILSKRRNPKEREKVLTFYDTLLQLLANELSVEAPEFNETVEGLLEQLVADLRAKGQYNSLCANMDDYEKRTELLTTLYDRIKIRRDKLAAREEILDDIEQKVVGQFFELPQIKPDDEYQLPAVMWQQAIEKMPHRRHMEALKQKYPINVVEKFLAYLASFKEEIAERMHRRHQRIATQMKKDLRNETTKKKNEVEKMEATCIETEQIYRAVTEHWRKTQAAEEHNRNHQNLMGSDHTLLYAELRATALDAQKLVEEEDARGKFLAEQINNVAEQNDIIKEIHDESIRKWENAGAKILSGIRKLNEAIRRYERRIEKVRSMGVSTRMNLSETLPGNPYF; encoded by the exons ATGGACGTTGAGGACAAACTAGACGAGGACTTCCTCTTCTTCACGAACTTCACCAGTACCTACCTCAAACGCATCAACGATCGCGATGTCTTCACGAAGTGCATGAACTGGATTTTGAAGCTTTGCACCGAGCCTTGCGAGGGGGTGGACAGAAAACGATGCAGGAATATGTATTTGTCCAATCTTCTGATGTACATGCAGAACGGCAAGCTGGAAGAACCTTTTCTGCGACCCCCTTTTTCTGTGGATATATCTGATGCCATGGAG GTATTTTGGAGCATTCCTGACTCGCTGGAAAAGCCTGCGTGGCTGGATGACACAGACTTAGACCTAAGTAGCGTTGCTGGTCATCCAGATAAGAGTGGCAGGACCTATTTTGCCACAAAAACTCTTCCAAATGAACAGGGAGCTTTCGCATATATCGGCGTGAGCCTCACAG GCAACGACTGGATGAGCCCCTCAATGGCCGCAGGGGATGCGGCCCTTCATGGGCCAGCCACCATGGAGCATCAACTAGGACAAAAACACTGCGAACGTGCCCCTGAATCCGAGATGAAGAAGATCTTGTCTAAGAGAAGAAACCctaaagaaagagaaaaagtCTTGACCTTCTATGACACATTATTGCAATTGCTCGCTAATGAGCTGAGTGTCGAAGCCCCAGAATTCAACGAAACCGTGGAAGGCCTCCTAGAACAGCTCGTGGCAGATCTAAGGGCCAAAGGGCAATACAACAGCCTCTGCGCGAACATGGACGATTACGAAAAGAGAACGGAACTACTGACGACTCTCTATGATCGAATAAAAATTAGGAGAGATAAGTTGGCTGCACGAGAGGAAATCCTGGACGACATCGAGCAGAAAGTAGTGGGACAGTTCTTTGAACTGCCTCAAATTAAACCTGATGACGAGTACCAACTTCCTGCAGTCATGTGGCAACAGGCGATCGAAAAAATGCCCCACAGGCGCCATATGGAGgctttgaagcaaaaataccCGATCAATGTGGTAGAAAAATTCCTAGCTTACTTAGCGTCTTTTAAGGAAGAAATTGCTGAGCGCATGCATAGAAGACACCAGAGAATCGCCACGCAAATGAAGAAGGACCTCAGGAACGAGACCACGAAAAAAAAGAATGAGGTGGAGAAAATGGAGGCTACTTGCATTGAAACTGAGCAAATATACAGGGCTGTTACGGAGCATTGGAGGAAGACCCAGGCTGCTGAGGAGCACAACAGAAACCATCAAAATCTCATGGGAAGTGACCACACTCTCCTGTACGCAGAGCTTAGGGCTACAGCTTTGGATGCTCAAAAACTGGTGGAAGAAGAGGACGCTAGGGGCAAATTCCTGGCCGAGCAAATAAACAATGTGGCAGAACAGAACGATATCATCAAGGAAATTCACGACGAATCCATTAGGAAATGGGAAAATGCCGGCGCGAAGATTCTGAGTGGAATTAGAAAACTCAATGAAGCCATCAGACGGTACGAGAGGAGGATTGAAAAGGTCAGAAGCATGGGGGTGTCCACCAGGATGAATTTGAGCGAAACACTTCCTGGAAATCCCTATTTCTGA